GCTCCTTTGATGCTCTTGGTCTCCAGTGTATGCAGTGTTGGTCTGTTGTACACTCGGTTCACCAGCTCTGGAGCAGTGTTGAGGTGGCTGGCCAGGTCAAATGTCTGCACTGAGGGCACAcgtgcaaaaataaaacataaaaactgatcttgcataaccaactctgcaGGACTGTTCGTTTACATCAAATCATAATTGTCCCAATTGAGTAATAATTATCTTCCAAACACCAACTGTTCACATCTTTGTGTACTAAACAATTAGACTTACCTTCCTTTTTGGAATCAACGAAAAAAGTGTGCTTGTTCTTTTGTTTGCCCTCTGCATCCAAAAGATGGAGCTCTCCTTTCAGCCTCTCtattttctgaaagaaaattaaaatgagaaaaagtcaaAGCCAACATTGTCACTGGATTCATCACAGCAGATAGCTAGGTGTGTATGCTTGTATTtgttattaacaaaaacaaacactattATCCAGTGTAAATTTAACCCATCTGTGTAAAACTGTGCATGTGTCCTATAAAATCCATTGGCAACTCGTCCAACTTGTTTGACTAGTGCTCAGCTTCAAGGAGCTTCACCTCTTCCACCAAGCTCATGTTTAAGTCTTTATCTCCAGGtgtatctcaataaattagaatgacATTGAAAAGTTCATGTATTTCAGTAAATagattcaaaaagtgaaattcatatatttcttacagtttctctgaaaatttgaatattacagtatatgcactcaatactggTTTGGCTCTCCTTTTACATGAATTACTTCATTAATGTGGCGTGACAGGGAGGCGATCAGCCTgcgcccaggttgctttaatgaCGGTCTTCGgctcgtctgcattgttggctctCCTGttccatcttcctcttgacaaatCTCTGGAGAATCTATTGGGGTTTAGGTCTGGGAAGTTGGCTGGCCAATCATGCACAGTGATACTACGCTCGTTAAGCCAATTACTGGAAATTTTGGCAGTTTGGGCAGGGGtcaggtcctgctggaaaatgaaacagGAGCAGAGGGAAGCCTGTGCTTTAGAAAATCCTGATTTGATGGCTGCTTtcacttgataaaacacagtgggccAAGACAACAGATGACATGGCAGCACAAACCATCAATGACTGGAAACTACTTATTGGAACTCTAGAAACTTGGGCTATGCTCCTCTTCTAAGTGCTTAAGTAGAAGTCTACCGGActtcttttcttgtttcttgaaCGTGTTTCTCCTTTCACCAAAAATGCTTCTTCAGTGCTGAACACGGCTGGAAGTAATGGGCTTATAAGCCCTATTACTTAAGCTCTTAGGCCCATCATGTCCTCGATGACTGAGAACCTACACCAGTGTATTCTGtttctctccactcttcctccagactctggaaccttgatttccaaatgaaatgcaaaagcTAATTTCATCTTAAAAAGAGAACTGTGGATcactaagcaacagtccagcTCTTTCTCCTTAGCCCAAGTAAGATGCCTTtgacattgtctctggttcTGTAAAGGCTTAACACTAGTAATGTATTTGCTGTTGCCAATCTATGTGTGGTGGCTTTTAACATAGTGCCTCCAGCTGCAGTCTACGCCTTGTGACTGTCAACCAAATACTTAAAgaagctttgcttcacaatcctcacAAGGCTGCAGTTTTCCCAATTGCTTACGCACCTTTTCTAcagcattttttccttccactcagctttccattaatatgcttggaacCAGCTGTCTGAACAGCcaacttctttagcaatgacttcACATGACTTACCCTCCATGTGGGTGATctaaaattttctgagaaactaaaTTTTGTAAACATATCCTACAAATCTATATATAATACTCGTTTCATTTTCTAAACAGAACTGCATTACGTTTTcaataatattgtaatttaatTGAGGTGCTCCTGTATTACTGCTTGTGGAAACAGACAGATTAAACCTGGGAACAAATGACACACCTTGGCCTCTGCAACCCGTTTCATCTCCACATATCTTATGTCCTGCGACCTCATCAATTTCTTCTGCTCCTCCGTCACCTCCTCCTCAGGTTTCTTCATCACATGAACTCCATCCTGTCGGCaccaaacacagcaaaacaaCCATGTCAGTCAGACCCAGTTATAGAGGAATCTGTACGAAATGATCTGAAAATGATGCAGAATTATTTCTAACCTCCAGTTTGGTGCTGATCATGTTGAAGTAAAACTCATCTGGGTTTTTCTCCAATGCTTTCTTTCGCAGAGCAGCCAGggtgttttgtttcttatgATAGTCACTAGAATAATAACAATAAGCACAAAGATAAATGTATATTCTATTCATGatttaaacaaacatgaaaagatCTATAACTTACTTTGCTCTGAGTTTGTagtctttcttcttttccaaCAAACCCATAGTTTTCCTGAAACCAGGCTGGATTGGCAAAATGAAACCATTATGACGTGTTTATTATTACTTATAATGactcttaaaatgaaaacacaaccaAATATTTCTACATTTAGGTACAGTCGCTTGGCTAACCAAGAAAACATCTAAACGTTCACCTGAGATCTCTCATGGTGGTTCTTCTGTCGGGACTTCAGCGCTTTTCTGAATGAAGACATGTTCAGAAAATGTCCACAAACCTAAGAACACCTAAAAACCGTCAAAACAGATTAATCTCAAGTTTGTTTTATGACAGtaacaaagaaaactgaatgctgcttcggTTCTGTGGCTTCCTATAAAGGCTGAACACGTGGTTTCCTGTCTGCCACGGCGTGTTTTTCATTTCCTGACCGCAGATtcgcgaaaaaaaaaaaaagaggaacttAATGGGTCATGCGATTTCAAATGAAAATGCTATATACATACTTAAAtatcacattttatttcaattaacaaataaaagcagACACAGAAAAGTCATGCTCTCATTAGTCAAATTATTGTGGTCACTGCAGAGAAGTGTAACAACACTAGAGGGGGCTGTTGCATAGAGAATCGAAGTTTTAGAAGCGACATAATTTATGGGACTGGTAACTGCAGCTATTTGATGTATAACCTTTAATTTTTGTAGTCACGGTCTTATAATTAAGAGTCAGTATTATAGTGCAAGTATAGTGTTGAAGTATGTGTAACATCCTTTACTTATGTCCAAGTTTAAAATCCACTTATACACAAgtctgttatttaaaaaagtgcTCAAATCCTAATTGATCTCTGCACTTTTCCCTGCTAGTCTTGGTAGAGATTTAACAAATTTAGACTGTATAACTATTCAGAAACCAACTGCAAATAATaagtaatctttttttttttttttaatggattaaATGCTAATAATTGTTTCTAtcaaaaaactttgaaaacatattaatactgtgccttgcaaaactatgcATACACCTggaacatttttgcattttttcagaaaatcaacaaaTTTTAGAACATTCAGTCATTCGTTTATCTTCTATATCGCTCattccacagtgggtcacaggggagctggtgcctatctccagcagtctacgggcgagaggcaaggtaaaaattttattgtgattttatgttctagactgagtcaatactttggaaaaccattccaTTTCAACTATAAATATACTGGCTgtatatttttcattatttcccTGTATTTTGCTCAATCCATTCTcccttcaactctgaccagcttgctTGTTTCTGCTGAAGAAAGAATCTCCACAGCATAGCCGGCCGAAGTCATATGTGAACTAAGCCGCTGCTAAGGGCCCCCATAAATGCTTGAATTTTCACACAAAGAATAGATCTAAATGTATGTTTACTGAGAATGAGAATACTGTTAAATTCGATTTGACCATTTTTAGTATAGATGTGAAGTGCCTCAGCCATGGGGTGAAACatggactgaactgtacacaaTCAAAGAAGCAAGTAGGAAGTTctgtatttttaattatatgcaTTAGCCTACGTTTAGTCCAGTCCAGGAGAGAGGAGACACAGGAGGAATCTCTGTGATGTCATGGAATTcctgaataaaacagttttccagCTACACTTCTTCCTCTATCCGGGTGGTGGgtataagacaaaaaaaaaaagaacaagacaAGCTAGTCTTGAACCTTTTCTGTCTGATCTTCTGTAGGAAAGGAATCTGAGCCAGAGATTTCCCTAGATGAGATGCTGTCTCTAATCATGTCAGCTGAAGTGATTTTCGCCCCATCTGAAAGAGGACAACGTAGGAACCGCCAGCATAGCATGATTTCCTGCGTGCCAGCTGGCACATCTTGCACTTGTTCACCGTCGGCCGCATAACTCGTCACCCCTATAGGACGTCCTGTTCTTCAGAACGGTTCGTGTATGAggaagtgtttgggcagagaaaattagtttaggatgaaaaaatctaaatactgtttatttcatgctgttttgctttgtttgtgttggCTACCTGGTGAAGCAAATGCAAACAGGCCTCTAAGTCTTGAggtttgttctgtgttgtgtttcaaGGTTATGACAAACCTTATGTTCAGCGAAATGTTTTGAGCACTGATGGTTTAGTAGAATTGTTCAAGCCCAGTACAGAGTTtaactgaaaaaatgtttaacttgtagttggattgtttttgttaataaattcttataatTTCAAGAGAAGgcgtgaatttattccatatgtgtgctgAGTTTGCTGTTTCGAGAATGTCAGTGCtcgaatcactctttcatctattgttcgCCATATTGGGCTAACATTGACAGGACAGTACCAAACAGACTgaaagttatttaattaaacattaaataactaGTGTATTACTGCACAACAGATGaatgaaaagattttaaattgtttaaaatttaaGTTTGAGATTTAAAGGTTTTGACAAGTTTACTTCGTAAAGGTGTAAAAAATATTCATTGCTTCTTGTTGTGTCATTGTTACAATCTGATGctacatgtttaattttttctttgtgtcatGGTTTGTTCACAAATAATAACCAACTATCCATGATTACTTGCAAGCTCACCAAATCTGTATTGAAACGTTGTTAGTGGTGATGATGTTCTTACCAGGAAGAGGGGCCCCAAATCAAAACCTACTACAGACCCTATACAACCTTGGGTCAGCCCTGCCTCACAGCATTGGGCTGCCAGTACTATGTTTCATTCTGTGGAATGGTGTTTTTTCGAGTGATACATGGTGTAAATTTTCCATCACACATTGCTTCTTGCATTTAGGCCCAAAAGTTCAGTTTGATcttatttgaccagagcaccctcTTTCACTTATTTATGGGGGCTTCTACTTGGCCTGTTGTAAACCAAAAATTAGATTTCTTaaggctttcttttaacaatggcttttttaTTGTCACTTTTCTATGAAGGCTAGGTTTGTGGAGAGCATGACTCTACAGTGGGTCTCCAtctcccccagagttaccatgggcttctggctgcttctctgattattgtaCTGCTTACCTTTATTTAATATGAGTTAACACCTTTCTTGTACTGACTGTCTTTGTATGTTTATCATAGCagattgtatttgttttatgtttgtttctgtaaaatattCCTTTTGTTGCTGTAGAGAGTAAAATGTGgcatgcaaagaaaaactgtaattCCTAAGATAGTTTCAACCATTGTTTTTTTCATCACCCTGCAGGGATAGTATAATAGATTTAACACTTTATGTGTTTTGGCAGTACTTGGATCTCCAAGTCCCATCATAATAtatctttaataaaaacatatttacttaATGATGTAAATTTTAGGCTCCTCATGTATCTTAAAGCGTTTAGGGCTATAaatgtcatggtatgacatccttggacttggtttgtgtttttatattaacTGTTCTTAGGTCTAtagtttcctttattgttaattagttccacctgtcccttatgcctccatgtctccttgccacacctgttcttagttcctgtgattacctgcctttgttttctccctgtatattagttggtctgtgttctttgttccctgctggttcctccgtcactattcctcgttcactacccttgtttatgcttagttttgctacgttacagaactgtgtacacatgtaagtttttggctcgactcatgtttgtacttgttggcttatgttacgttttggaaacctttaattaaagaaaagtcttcctctcatcatgcggctgccaagctcttatctgcactttggtccgatccaaaccaagaacgtGATAATACAAGCTGCACAAGATCATAATGGGATTAATCATTTCAAGTTGTGAACACCACAAGCCAAGCAAAATATATGCATTGGCTCCCCTTTATAGATACtaaattattttagtaattatgAAAATGGTTAGCTTTTGCCAGAATGAACAGTTCACATTAATTTGGTAACAAGTTTGTATTTTTCCAAGATGAGTTTAGTTCCACAGGGTTTACAAACACTGTATGATTTATGTACCAGCACAACAGACTTAAAATAGATTAACTCAAGTAGGAAACAAACTGCaactttcacatttaaatttagAGCATTTAATGAATATGAACCACACAGGAACTGTACAATCAAGATTTTGCTCTTGAGACAGATACATATGGaggctctttgtttttttgtctttccacTCAGAAGATTATGGGGTCACTGCTCTACCCTGGGAGAAACCACTGTCCGCTTCCTGCGATGAAATAGACTGCTGCAACAAGAGACAAAGACAAAGCCACGGTGGCACCAGTCCCCTAATCTT
This genomic stretch from Girardinichthys multiradiatus isolate DD_20200921_A chromosome 3, DD_fGirMul_XY1, whole genome shotgun sequence harbors:
- the utp11 gene encoding probable U3 small nucleolar RNA-associated protein 11, whose product is MSSFRKALKSRQKNHHERSQPGFRKTMGLLEKKKDYKLRANDYHKKQNTLAALRKKALEKNPDEFYFNMISTKLEDGVHVMKKPEEEVTEEQKKLMRSQDIRYVEMKRVAEAKKIERLKGELHLLDAEGKQKNKHTFFVDSKKEVQTFDLASHLNTAPELVNRVYNRPTLHTLETKSIKGAVEPENIMKLARQRKHQYKILSQRIDREKKMFVISQKIQTRKDLQDKNKKVKVKKETQLTAAIYKFESKRKR